The window GAAGCGACGATCGTATTTAAACAATGGCAGGGGAATTGCGAAGTGGGTGATCCCCCTAAATCCCCCTATCTCCTTCGGAGAGGCTTCGCCAACATAAGGGGGACTTTGAAGAGTAGGAAGTGTGGCAAATGAGCAACGAACCCACAACCTTCAAACCCGAAAACGAGGAAACCTACGAAGCCCTCATCTCTCTGATCGAAAACACCCAAGGTCGCCTCGCGCCGATCATCGTCGGCTGCGATGACGAAATCCTCCGCGATCAGGTCATCCAACGCTACGAAGCCGAAGCCCAAGAATCAAATATCCGCGCCTACCGCATCAAACTCGGCCAAGAACCCAGCGTCCGCGCCGGATTAGCCCAGCTTAAAGAGTCGGAAGACTATCTCCAAGGTTATGGCGAAGCCGTATTCACCATAACTGGGGCCGAGTTTCTACTGTGGATCAAGCCCCATGAAGAAGACGAACAAAGCGAAATTGAAAAATTCTTTGGCTACTTGCAGTGGACAAGGGAAGGGTTGCGGGAGTTTCCCTATCCGATTGTGCTGTGGGTGCCCCATCGGATACTGCGGCAGATGAGCCAGCGAGCACCAGATTTCTGGAGTTGGCGCAAGGCGGTATTGCGATTTGTCGATGAGTCGGCTGCGCCTGCGGTGAGGGTAGATTGGGAGCAGTCACAGCAGATTGAAACAAAATCTAAAAATTCGTTTTTGCCACCGCTGGAAGAATTGCTAGAGGAAATACAGCAACTAGAGGAAACATCACCAGAGTCAGCGAGTTTAGCAACGCTATATAACAAACTGGGCGAAGTTTATGCGTGGCGTGTGACCCACGGGGAAGCAGGAGATCTAGCCCAAGAACAAGCAGCCGCAGTTAGTGCATTTGAAAAGGCAATCACCCATCAGAAATCACGCGGGGATGAATCAGCATTAGTCGTTACGCTGACTCGATTAGGTAA of the Romeriopsis navalis LEGE 11480 genome contains:
- a CDS encoding tetratricopeptide repeat protein, with product MSNEPTTFKPENEETYEALISLIENTQGRLAPIIVGCDDEILRDQVIQRYEAEAQESNIRAYRIKLGQEPSVRAGLAQLKESEDYLQGYGEAVFTITGAEFLLWIKPHEEDEQSEIEKFFGYLQWTREGLREFPYPIVLWVPHRILRQMSQRAPDFWSWRKAVLRFVDESAAPAVRVDWEQSQQIETKSKNSFLPPLEELLEEIQQLEETSPESASLATLYNKLGEVYAWRVTHGEAGDLAQEQAAAVSAFEKAITHQKSRGDESALVVTLTRLGNFFQAQSRFTEAVTTHEQALEIARKIQDKQQESYALGNLGNAYYSLGQFQRAIDFHQQYLDIAREIGDKQGQANSLGSLGLAYYSLGQFQRAIDFHQQSLDIKRKIGDKQGEAKSLGNLGLAYNALGQFQRAIDFHQQALDLARETGDRNWEAKSLGNLGLAYNALGQFQRAITFHQQQLDIAREIGDKQGQANSLFNKALAIKSLDQTAEALEYLKQANSIYSSIQLEHMVKRCHEAIAQLTTEN